The genome window TGAAACCATCAGTGCTTATCTGAAATACCTGACAGAGAGCTTCCTTTTTTCTGAGGCAGTCAGATATGACATCAAAGGGAAAAAATATTTTGAATATCCTTCCAAGTATTACTGCACAGATGTCGGACTTCGCAATGTCAGGCTTGGATTGCACCAGCAGGAAGAAACGCATATTATGGAAAACCTGATTTATAATGAACTGTTGGTCAGGGGTTATCATGCAGACGTTGGCGTAATTCCGATTGTGGAGAAAAATGATGAAGGAAAACGGGTGCAGAAGAACTGCGAGATTGATTTTATCGCAACCGGCGGAGGCAAACGGTACTATATTCAGTCCGCCTTGAATATGGATGACCCGCAAAAAGCCGGGACAGAAATCAGACCGCTGAATGCAATAAAGGATTCTTTTAAGAAAATCATTATTTCAAAATCTTACGGAAAGAGCTGGACTGATGAAGAAGGAATTCTGAGAATCAACATCATCGATTTCCTTCTGGACGAAAACAGCCTTGACCGATAAACTTCAGCGGAAAGGGGAACGGTATGAAAAAAGTACTGGAAGTTTTTCCCGGGGTCGGATGCGCGTGGATAAACCCTTTGACGATACTGTCCGGGATATGCTGTTCATTCCATTGGGCCTGCGCAGTACTTTTTTCGCAACACCCGGCAACACAAAACTTGCAAGATTTTTGATGGAGAGACAAATTTGACCGTCGATGTGAGCGGTTCGGATCATCCGAACTGTTGGCAGTTGGATCTTTTGTTCAGTTTGTCCTACCGACTGAGCCATGCCGCTGGCGTTCTTCTGTTGATGAATGCCAGCGGCAAATATCTTCTGCCAAAAATCCAGAGGATATGTTAAAATTAGGGTTGGTAGCCAGTATGGGCTTGCCAAAATATCTTTTGAGTTATATGGCGATCGACAAATCGGGATTTGGCTTTTGCAATCATCGATTTGCTGTTACGGAACGCAATATCAAGTTATGGGCGGAAAGGCAAATATGGAAGACTGTGTGTTTTGCAAAATAGGTTCCGGCGAGATACAGGGACTCAGGATCTGTGAAGATGACGAGGCTCTCGCATTCATGGACATCTCGAGGGATTATGACGGACATATTCTTGTTATACCCAAGAGGCACTATCGATATGTGACCGATTGTCCCGAGAATGTGGCTTGTAAGGTTTGGTTCATGGCACAGAAGGTCAGTAAACACCTGATTGAAGACTGCGGTTACGACGGAGCCGACATCATGTCAGCCAACAGTCCCGTGAGCCAATCACTCCCTCATTTTCATGTACACATAATCCCGAGAAAAATCGGGGATCGACTGGGCAATCCAGGAGAATGGCCTACGCCAGCAGGGGCTAAGGAAGATGTGCGCGTTATGCATGAAAGGCTGAAAATGATCTGATATATTCAAGG of Aristaeella lactis contains these proteins:
- a CDS encoding HIT family protein gives rise to the protein MEDCVFCKIGSGEIQGLRICEDDEALAFMDISRDYDGHILVIPKRHYRYVTDCPENVACKVWFMAQKVSKHLIEDCGYDGADIMSANSPVSQSLPHFHVHIIPRKIGDRLGNPGEWPTPAGAKEDVRVMHERLKMI